One part of the Streptomyces nigra genome encodes these proteins:
- the nirD gene encoding nitrite reductase small subunit NirD has translation MTLAPEITDVKVHVRVGGHWLPVCDLARLLPGRGVAALLPDGGQVALFRDRAGRLYAIDNRDPFGGAAVLSRGLTGTHRGRPFVGSPLLKQRFDLETGQCLDDEEVRVGTYEVRAG, from the coding sequence ATGACCCTGGCTCCCGAGATCACCGATGTGAAGGTCCACGTCCGGGTGGGCGGCCACTGGCTCCCGGTGTGCGACCTGGCCCGGCTGCTGCCCGGCCGGGGCGTGGCGGCCCTGCTCCCGGACGGCGGTCAGGTCGCCCTGTTCCGCGACCGCGCCGGCCGGCTGTACGCCATCGACAACCGCGACCCGTTCGGCGGCGCGGCGGTCCTCTCCCGCGGCCTCACCGGCACCCACCGGGGCCGCCCGTTCGTCGGCTCCCCGCTGCTGAAGCAGCGGTTCGACCTGGAGACGGGACAGTGCCTGGACGACGAGGAGGTACGGGTGGGGACGTACGAGGTGCGGGCGGGGTGA
- a CDS encoding oxidoreductase has protein sequence MARTPRLPSTPRLPGTSGWSTRDIPALDGRTAVVTGANGGIGLATARELAAHGARVVLACRSEARGAAAKDRLSGEVPGARLEVRRLDLADLGSVREFAATLPYDRLDLLVNNAGVMALPYGTTADGFETQFGVNHLGHFALTGLLLPALLAAPGARVVALSSPAHLMGNVDLRDLNSERRYRKWTAYARSKSANLLFVHELVRRLAARDADVVAAAAHPGYADTGLQAAGPRMAGSRTGERLAHLANRVFAQPATAGALPVLYAATAPGVRPDSFTGPALLNWRGAPAPAWRAPWTLDDRASALLWDASARLTGVPYEALR, from the coding sequence ATGGCCCGCACGCCCCGCCTGCCCTCCACTCCCCGCCTGCCCGGCACATCCGGCTGGAGCACCCGCGACATCCCCGCCCTCGACGGCCGGACCGCCGTCGTCACCGGGGCCAACGGCGGCATCGGCCTCGCCACCGCACGGGAGCTGGCGGCACACGGGGCGCGCGTGGTGCTCGCCTGCCGCAGCGAGGCCCGGGGCGCGGCGGCGAAGGACCGGCTGTCCGGCGAGGTCCCCGGCGCACGGCTCGAGGTGCGGCGGCTGGACCTCGCCGACCTCGGCTCGGTGCGCGAGTTCGCCGCCACGCTGCCGTACGACCGGCTCGATCTGCTGGTGAACAACGCCGGGGTGATGGCCCTGCCGTACGGGACGACGGCCGACGGGTTCGAGACGCAGTTCGGCGTCAACCACCTGGGGCACTTCGCGCTCACCGGCCTGCTGCTGCCCGCCCTGCTGGCGGCGCCCGGCGCCCGGGTGGTGGCCCTCTCGAGCCCGGCGCACCTGATGGGCAACGTCGATCTTCGCGACCTGAACAGTGAGCGCCGGTACCGGAAATGGACCGCCTACGCGCGGTCCAAGTCGGCCAATCTGCTCTTCGTCCACGAGCTGGTGCGACGGCTGGCGGCGCGGGACGCGGACGTGGTGGCGGCCGCGGCCCATCCCGGGTACGCGGACACCGGGCTCCAGGCCGCCGGGCCGCGGATGGCGGGCAGCCGTACCGGCGAACGCCTCGCGCACCTCGCCAACCGCGTCTTCGCACAGCCGGCGACGGCGGGCGCGCTGCCGGTCCTGTACGCGGCCACCGCCCCCGGCGTACGGCCCGACTCCTTCACGGGCCCGGCGCTCCTGAACTGGCGCGGCGCGCCCGCCCCGGCCTGGCGGGCCCCCTGGACCCTCGACGACCGGGCGAGCGCCCTCCTCTGGGACGCCTCGGCCCGCCTGACCGGAGTGCCCTACGAGGCCCTACGGTGA
- a CDS encoding excalibur calcium-binding domain-containing protein: protein MNPLRTPGALVAALAVAALPATAVAHDGNHPFTNCAEAYASGYSDIPRGDRHYGSHLDRDGDGLGCDSPPAGFVPAADDKTDEKASDDTASDDKETGVGAAADDTGQSDTDLAETGGSDSTPYIAAGGLVAVLAGGTVMLAVQRRRANR, encoded by the coding sequence GTGAACCCGCTCCGTACCCCCGGCGCCCTCGTCGCCGCGCTGGCAGTGGCCGCGCTGCCCGCCACCGCCGTCGCCCATGACGGGAACCACCCGTTCACGAACTGCGCCGAGGCGTACGCGAGCGGGTACTCCGACATTCCCCGCGGCGACCGGCACTACGGCTCCCACCTGGACCGGGACGGCGACGGCCTCGGCTGCGACAGCCCTCCCGCCGGCTTCGTCCCGGCGGCCGACGACAAGACTGACGAGAAGGCGTCCGACGACACGGCGTCCGACGACAAAGAGACCGGGGTCGGTGCCGCCGCGGACGACACCGGCCAGAGCGACACCGACCTCGCCGAGACCGGCGGCTCCGACAGCACGCCGTACATCGCGGCGGGCGGTCTGGTCGCCGTGCTCGCCGGGGGCACGGTGATGCTGGCGGTCCAGCGGCGGCGCGCGAACCGCTGA
- a CDS encoding alkaline phosphatase PhoX, which translates to MERRSLLRAAVLGGSTAAFGGSLWRGAAHAAPAQPGTGPYGSLGAPDTNGIRLPAGFTSRVIARSGQTVPGTSYTWHNAPDGGACYADGSGWIYVSNSEINPSGGASAVRFSATGSITAAYRILSSTRQNCAGGKTPWNTWLSCEEVSLGYVYETDPWGTKAAVRRAAMGRFKHEAAAADPVRRVIYLTEDETNGRFYRFVPTAWGDLSAGTLQVMVAGTGTSGSFTWADVPDPDGSPTVTRSQVSGSKSFNGGEGCHYADDKVWFTTKGDNRVWQLNLLSSTYELAYDDSLVSGTAPLTGVDNITGSASGDLFVAEDGGTMEICVITPDDVVAPFLRVDGQSSSEITGPAFSPDGTRLYFSSQRGTTGSSSGGITYEVRGPFRA; encoded by the coding sequence GTGGAACGTCGTAGCCTTCTGCGTGCGGCCGTCCTCGGCGGTTCGACCGCCGCCTTCGGCGGCTCCCTGTGGCGCGGCGCCGCCCACGCGGCCCCGGCCCAGCCCGGCACCGGACCCTACGGATCACTGGGCGCCCCCGACACCAACGGCATCAGACTCCCCGCCGGCTTCACCAGCCGGGTCATCGCCCGCTCCGGCCAGACGGTCCCGGGAACGTCGTACACCTGGCACAACGCCCCCGACGGCGGGGCGTGTTACGCCGACGGCAGCGGCTGGATCTACGTCTCCAACTCGGAGATCAACCCCTCGGGCGGCGCGAGCGCGGTGCGCTTCTCGGCGACGGGCTCGATCACGGCCGCGTACCGCATCCTCTCCTCCACCCGGCAGAACTGCGCGGGCGGGAAGACGCCGTGGAACACCTGGCTGTCCTGCGAGGAGGTGTCGTTGGGATACGTGTACGAGACCGACCCGTGGGGGACGAAGGCGGCGGTGCGGCGAGCGGCGATGGGCCGCTTCAAGCACGAGGCGGCCGCCGCCGACCCGGTGCGCAGGGTGATCTACCTGACCGAGGACGAGACGAACGGCCGCTTCTACCGTTTCGTGCCGACGGCATGGGGCGACCTGTCCGCCGGCACGCTCCAGGTGATGGTCGCGGGCACCGGCACGTCCGGCTCCTTCACCTGGGCCGACGTCCCCGACCCGGACGGCTCCCCCACCGTGACCCGCTCCCAGGTCTCCGGCTCGAAGTCCTTCAACGGCGGGGAGGGCTGCCACTACGCGGACGACAAGGTCTGGTTCACCACCAAGGGCGACAACCGCGTCTGGCAGCTGAACCTCCTCAGCAGCACGTACGAGCTGGCCTACGACGACTCCCTCGTCAGCGGCACGGCCCCGCTCACCGGCGTCGACAACATCACCGGCTCCGCCTCCGGAGACCTGTTCGTCGCCGAGGACGGCGGCACCATGGAGATCTGCGTGATCACACCGGACGACGTGGTCGCCCCGTTCCTGCGCGTCGACGGCCAGTCCTCCTCGGAGATCACGGGCCCCGCCTTCTCCCCGGACGGCACCCGCCTGTACTTCTCCAGCCAGCGGGGCACCACCGGCAGTTCCTCGGGCGGCATCACCTACGAGGTGAGGGGCCCGTTCCGCGCGTAG
- the ppdK gene encoding pyruvate, phosphate dikinase, whose protein sequence is MSENKDPHVTKFVYDFTEGNKDLKDLLGGKGANLAEMTNLGLPVPPGFTITTEACKVYLDSGEEPAALRDEVSAHLDALEQKMGKRLGQADDPLLVSVRSGAKFSMPGMMDTVLNIGLSDKSVQGLAKQAGDDRFAWDSYRRLIQMFGKTVLGVDGDLFEEALEKAKEVKKVTVDTDLEAADLKKLVTAFKKIVKKEAGRDFPQDPREQMDLAIKAVFDSWNGDRAKLYRRQERIPHDLGTAVNVCSMVFGNLGPDSGTGVAFTRDPASGHQGVYGDYLQNAQGEDVVAGIRNTVPLAELETIDKKSYDQLMQIMETLENHYKDLCDIEFTIERGQLWMLQTRVGKRTAGAAFRIATQLVDQGLIDEAEALQRVNGAQLAQLMFPRFDETAKVEQVGRGIAASPGAAVGKAVFDSYTAVKWSRSGEKVILVRRETNPDDLDGMIAAEGILTSRGGKTSHAAVVARGMGKTCVCGAEELEVDTKRRRMTVPGGHVVEEGDVISIDGSSGKVYLGEVPVVPSPVVEYFEGRMHAGADDADELVQAVHRIMAFADRKRSLRVRANADNAEDALRARRFGAQGIGLCRTEHMFLGDRRELVERLILADTQEDREAALAELLPLQKKDFVELFSAMDGLPVTVRLLDPPLHEFLPDITELSVRVALAESRQEPHENELRLLQAVHRLHEQNPMLGLRGVRLGLVIPGLFTMQVRAIAEAAAERKNAKGDPRAEIMIPLVGTVQELEIVREEADQVIAEVEAATGTKLKLSIGTMIELPRAALTAGQIAEAAEFFSFGTNDLTQTVWGFSRDDVEASFFTAYLEKGIFGVSPFETIDKDGVGSLVAAAAKAGRATRPDLKLGVCGEHGGDPESVHFFHEVGLDYVSCSPFRIPVARLEAGRAATQSEGSDHR, encoded by the coding sequence GTGTCGGAAAACAAAGATCCTCACGTAACGAAGTTCGTTTACGACTTCACCGAGGGAAACAAAGACCTCAAGGACCTCCTGGGTGGCAAGGGCGCCAACCTCGCCGAGATGACCAACCTGGGACTTCCGGTTCCCCCCGGCTTCACCATCACCACCGAAGCCTGCAAGGTCTACCTCGACAGCGGCGAGGAGCCGGCGGCACTGCGTGACGAGGTGAGTGCGCACCTCGACGCCCTCGAGCAGAAGATGGGCAAGAGGCTCGGCCAGGCCGACGACCCGCTGCTCGTCTCGGTCCGCTCCGGCGCGAAGTTCTCGATGCCCGGCATGATGGACACCGTCCTCAACATCGGTCTCTCCGACAAGTCGGTGCAGGGCCTCGCCAAGCAGGCCGGCGACGACCGCTTCGCGTGGGACTCCTACCGCCGTCTCATCCAGATGTTCGGCAAGACCGTCCTCGGCGTCGACGGCGACCTCTTCGAGGAGGCGCTGGAGAAGGCCAAGGAGGTCAAGAAGGTCACGGTCGACACCGACCTGGAGGCCGCCGACCTCAAGAAGCTGGTCACCGCCTTCAAGAAGATCGTCAAGAAGGAGGCCGGCCGGGACTTCCCGCAGGACCCGCGCGAGCAGATGGACCTCGCCATCAAGGCGGTCTTCGACTCGTGGAACGGCGACCGCGCGAAGCTCTACCGCCGCCAGGAGCGCATCCCGCACGACCTCGGCACCGCCGTCAACGTCTGCTCGATGGTCTTCGGCAACCTCGGCCCCGACTCCGGCACCGGCGTCGCCTTCACCCGCGACCCCGCCTCCGGCCACCAGGGCGTCTACGGCGACTACCTGCAGAACGCGCAGGGCGAGGACGTCGTCGCGGGCATCCGCAACACCGTGCCGCTCGCCGAGCTGGAGACGATCGACAAGAAGTCGTACGACCAGCTGATGCAGATCATGGAGACGCTGGAGAACCACTACAAGGACCTCTGCGACATCGAGTTCACGATCGAGCGCGGTCAGCTGTGGATGCTCCAGACCCGGGTCGGCAAGCGCACCGCGGGCGCCGCGTTCCGGATCGCCACGCAGCTCGTCGACCAGGGCCTGATCGACGAGGCCGAGGCGCTCCAGCGCGTCAACGGCGCCCAGCTCGCCCAGCTGATGTTCCCCCGCTTCGACGAGACCGCGAAGGTCGAGCAGGTCGGCCGCGGCATCGCGGCGTCGCCGGGCGCGGCGGTCGGCAAGGCGGTCTTCGACTCGTACACGGCCGTGAAGTGGTCGCGTTCGGGCGAGAAGGTCATCCTGGTCCGCCGGGAGACCAACCCCGACGACCTGGACGGCATGATCGCCGCCGAGGGCATCCTCACCTCCCGCGGCGGCAAGACCTCCCACGCGGCCGTCGTCGCGCGCGGCATGGGCAAGACCTGTGTCTGCGGCGCGGAGGAGCTGGAGGTCGACACCAAGCGCCGCCGGATGACGGTGCCGGGCGGTCACGTCGTCGAGGAAGGCGACGTGATCTCCATCGACGGCTCCAGCGGCAAGGTCTACCTGGGCGAGGTCCCGGTGGTCCCGTCCCCGGTCGTGGAGTACTTCGAGGGCCGGATGCACGCCGGCGCCGACGACGCCGACGAGCTCGTCCAGGCCGTGCACCGGATCATGGCGTTCGCCGACCGCAAGCGCAGCCTGCGGGTGCGCGCCAACGCCGACAACGCCGAGGACGCGCTGCGCGCCCGCCGGTTCGGCGCCCAGGGCATCGGCCTGTGCCGCACCGAGCACATGTTCCTCGGTGACCGCCGCGAGCTGGTCGAGCGCCTGATCCTCGCGGACACGCAGGAGGACCGCGAGGCCGCCCTCGCGGAGCTGCTGCCGCTGCAGAAGAAGGACTTCGTCGAACTGTTCTCGGCGATGGACGGCCTGCCGGTGACGGTCCGTCTGCTCGACCCGCCGCTGCACGAGTTCCTGCCGGACATCACCGAGCTGTCGGTCCGCGTGGCCCTGGCGGAGTCCCGCCAGGAACCGCACGAGAACGAACTGCGCCTCCTCCAGGCGGTGCACCGCCTGCACGAGCAGAACCCGATGCTGGGCCTGCGCGGCGTACGCCTCGGCCTGGTCATCCCCGGCCTGTTCACCATGCAGGTCCGCGCGATCGCGGAGGCGGCCGCCGAGCGCAAGAACGCCAAGGGCGACCCGCGCGCCGAGATCATGATCCCGCTCGTCGGCACGGTCCAGGAGCTGGAGATCGTCCGCGAGGAGGCCGACCAGGTCATCGCGGAGGTCGAGGCGGCGACGGGCACGAAGCTCAAGCTGTCGATCGGCACGATGATCGAACTCCCGCGCGCCGCGCTCACCGCCGGTCAGATCGCGGAGGCCGCGGAGTTCTTCTCCTTCGGCACGAACGACCTCACCCAGACGGTGTGGGGCTTCAGCCGCGACGACGTGGAGGCCTCCTTCTTCACGGCGTACCTGGAGAAGGGCATCTTCGGCGTCAGCCCCTTCGAGACGATCGACAAGGACGGCGTCGGCTCCCTGGTCGCCGCCGCCGCGAAGGCCGGCCGCGCCACCCGCCCCGACCTCAAGCTCGGCGTCTGCGGCGAACACGGCGGCGACCCGGAGTCGGTCCACTTCTTCCACGAGGTGGGTCTGGACTACGTCTCCTGCTCCCCGTTCCGCATCCCGGTGGCCCGCCTGGAGGCCGGCCGCGCGGCAACCCAGTCGGAGGGCAGCGACCACCGCTGA
- a CDS encoding ROK family transcriptional regulator, producing the protein MSARGQVSAGELLQLVRSGRAVTRGALQQATGLSRATVGQRLDRLFRAGWLREGAGGPVGSPLGGRPSITLEFDDSHAVVLAADLETRHARAAVLSLTGEILAEHSGTLVVEDGPDAVLGDLGHWFGELLEKAGHRAEEVCGIGLAVPGPVDTVSGRVVQPPIMPGWDGYDIRGRLARAFTEATGAPPVPVLVDNDANLMAYGEQRTGFPDCSAFVLVKVSTGIGAGVVVDGSLFRGIDGGAGDIGHIRVGAEALCRCGSYGCLAAVASGGAVARRLAEDGVPAASGSDVRDLLAAGHPAASALAREAGRQVGDVLATVVTLLNPGVLMIAGDLAGTAFLTGVRELLYQRALPRSTAHLHVVTSRLGERAGLVGAGALVVEHLYAPERVEERLVALGV; encoded by the coding sequence ATGAGCGCACGGGGTCAGGTGAGCGCCGGGGAGCTGCTCCAGCTGGTGCGGAGCGGACGGGCCGTCACACGCGGTGCGCTCCAGCAGGCCACCGGTCTGTCCCGGGCCACCGTCGGACAGCGCCTCGACCGGCTGTTCCGGGCGGGCTGGCTGCGCGAGGGCGCCGGGGGCCCGGTGGGCTCCCCGCTCGGCGGACGCCCGTCCATCACCCTGGAGTTCGACGACTCCCACGCGGTCGTGCTCGCCGCCGACCTGGAGACCCGGCACGCCCGCGCCGCCGTCCTGTCGCTGACCGGCGAGATCCTCGCCGAGCACAGCGGCACCCTCGTCGTGGAGGACGGGCCGGACGCGGTGCTGGGCGACCTGGGCCACTGGTTCGGCGAACTGCTGGAGAAGGCCGGCCACCGGGCCGAGGAGGTCTGCGGCATCGGGCTCGCCGTCCCCGGCCCCGTCGACACCGTGTCCGGCCGGGTCGTCCAGCCGCCGATCATGCCCGGCTGGGACGGCTACGACATCAGAGGACGGCTCGCCCGGGCCTTCACCGAGGCCACCGGCGCCCCACCGGTCCCGGTCCTGGTCGACAACGACGCCAACCTCATGGCGTACGGCGAACAGCGCACCGGCTTCCCGGACTGCTCGGCGTTCGTGCTGGTCAAGGTCTCCACCGGTATCGGCGCCGGGGTCGTCGTCGACGGCTCGCTCTTCCGGGGCATCGACGGGGGCGCGGGCGACATCGGGCACATCCGGGTGGGCGCCGAGGCGCTGTGCCGCTGCGGCTCGTACGGCTGTCTGGCCGCCGTCGCGAGCGGTGGCGCCGTGGCCCGGCGGCTGGCGGAGGACGGCGTGCCCGCCGCCTCGGGCTCGGACGTGCGGGACCTGCTGGCGGCCGGGCACCCGGCGGCGTCCGCGCTGGCCCGGGAGGCCGGACGGCAGGTCGGGGACGTCCTGGCGACCGTGGTGACGCTGCTGAACCCCGGGGTGCTGATGATCGCCGGGGACCTCGCCGGCACCGCCTTCCTCACCGGCGTACGGGAGCTGCTGTACCAGCGGGCGCTGCCGCGCTCCACCGCTCATCTGCACGTGGTGACCTCGCGGCTGGGGGAGCGGGCCGGTCTCGTCGGCGCCGGGGCGCTGGTCGTGGAGCACCTGTACGCGCCGGAGCGGGTGGAGGAACGGCTGGTGGCGCTGGGGGTGTGA
- a CDS encoding MGH1-like glycoside hydrolase domain-containing protein, producing MDRTAQLTALRAAPDIAYDPPPDAASAHVRAARVLADNWTGGSTVPARSLYPHQWSWDSAFIAIGLRHVSPLRAQTELETLLGAQWGDGRIPHIVFNPSVPLDAYFPSPDFWRSSTAGRAAGAPRTVQTSGIVQPPVHALAAWLVHRADPGLSRARGFLTRVYPRLAAWHRYLLHRRDLGGGGLASVVHPWEQGMDNSPAWDAPLARVTPAPSRTFRRADLDHGSPEDRPTDLDYGRYVRLAADYRDGGYADGGGEFAVEDPAFNALLIASEQALARIARELGATGSARQARAERLTAALIERTWDPARGIFLCRDVRGGELIPERCVSGLIPLLLPTLPRDIAGRLVRTAHGPHFGLGGTTRLAPSYDLLGEAFDPHRYWRGPAWFNTGWLLERGLRVHGEHQRAGALRAALLELAVASDFAEYVDPYTGAACGATGFGWTAALTLDLLHDDTPPAGDVAVGEAGDIEEFKGVKGGDRG from the coding sequence GTGGATCGCACCGCCCAACTCACCGCGCTGCGCGCGGCACCTGACATCGCATACGATCCACCCCCCGACGCGGCCTCCGCGCACGTCAGGGCCGCTCGTGTGCTCGCGGACAACTGGACCGGCGGCTCCACGGTGCCCGCCCGCAGTCTGTATCCCCACCAGTGGTCCTGGGACTCGGCGTTCATCGCGATCGGGCTGCGGCACGTCTCGCCGTTACGGGCGCAGACCGAGCTGGAGACGCTGCTCGGCGCCCAGTGGGGCGACGGGCGGATCCCGCACATCGTGTTCAACCCCTCCGTCCCGCTCGACGCGTACTTCCCGAGCCCCGACTTCTGGCGCTCCTCCACCGCGGGGCGCGCGGCGGGCGCCCCGCGCACCGTACAGACCTCCGGCATCGTGCAACCACCGGTGCACGCCCTCGCGGCCTGGCTGGTGCACCGCGCGGACCCCGGGCTGTCCCGGGCGCGCGGCTTCCTCACCCGGGTGTATCCCCGGCTGGCCGCCTGGCACCGCTATCTGCTGCACCGCCGCGACCTGGGCGGCGGCGGGCTCGCGTCCGTCGTCCACCCCTGGGAGCAGGGCATGGACAACAGCCCGGCCTGGGACGCCCCGCTCGCCCGGGTCACCCCGGCCCCGTCCCGTACGTTCCGCCGCGCCGACCTCGACCACGGCTCGCCCGAGGACCGTCCGACGGACCTGGACTACGGGCGGTACGTACGGCTGGCCGCCGACTACCGGGACGGCGGATACGCCGACGGGGGCGGGGAGTTCGCCGTCGAGGACCCGGCGTTCAACGCCCTGCTGATCGCCTCCGAGCAGGCGCTCGCCCGGATCGCGCGGGAGCTGGGCGCGACCGGTTCGGCCCGGCAGGCGCGCGCCGAGCGGCTGACGGCGGCCCTGATCGAGCGGACCTGGGACCCGGCCCGCGGGATCTTCCTCTGCCGCGATGTGCGCGGCGGCGAGCTGATCCCCGAGCGCTGTGTGTCCGGGCTGATCCCCCTGCTGCTGCCCACGCTGCCCCGGGACATCGCCGGCCGTCTGGTGCGCACGGCCCACGGCCCGCACTTCGGTCTCGGCGGCACCACCCGCCTCGCCCCGTCCTACGACCTCCTCGGCGAGGCCTTCGACCCGCACCGCTACTGGCGCGGCCCGGCCTGGTTCAACACCGGCTGGCTGCTGGAGCGCGGCCTGCGTGTACACGGCGAGCATCAGCGGGCCGGCGCGCTGCGCGCCGCGCTGCTGGAGCTGGCCGTCGCCTCCGACTTCGCCGAGTACGTCGACCCGTACACCGGCGCGGCCTGCGGGGCCACCGGCTTCGGCTGGACGGCCGCGCTCACCCTCGACCTGCTGCACGACGACACGCCCCCTGCCGGGGACGTCGCCGTCGGGGAGGCCGGGGACATCGAGGAGTTCAAGGGAGTCAAGGGAGGGGACCGGGGATGA
- a CDS encoding glycogen debranching N-terminal domain-containing protein, which produces MTDRHHLLVYGGTFAAVGDGGDISGVRSTGSPDGLFVRDARHLSRWQLTVDGAVPEALSPVAEGDTARCVLVPRGGRSEPPAYTVFREQAVGDGSFVECLRVTSNRPVPTTIHLAVTADADFADQFELRSDHRTYVKSGLTRSRRVLDHGVEFGYRRGAWKSSTTVSADPDPDAVEETGTGARRLVWALDLEPHGTSELTLRVIARPHGDRRALRVPRSPAALAGQLLERENEFVEGVAFPTGWPELAAACARGLGDLAALQVPATGLDGEELRVPAAGAPWFLTLLGRDALLTSLFALPYHPRPAAAVLSVLAATQATTTDAESVAQPGKIVHEVRHGELAHFGQVPYARYYGSVDATPLFLVVLGAYVEQTGDIALARRLEPHARAAVGWMLDHGGLTSRGYLVYRADRGGLANQNWKDSPGAICSADGTRPGGPVMAAGAQGYAYDALRRTAVLARTVWADETYAALLEQAAGDLRDRFQRDFWMREHDFPALALDGDGNPLDALASDAGHLLWSGLLDKEYGEAVGRRLLEPDFFSGWGVRTLAAGQAAYHPLSYHRGSVWPHDNALIALGLARYGLHDEARTVAHGLVDAATATGHRLPEVIAGYGRDTHPAGPVPYPHACVRESRSAAAPLALLTAVGGA; this is translated from the coding sequence ATGACGGACCGGCATCATCTGCTCGTGTACGGGGGGACGTTCGCCGCCGTCGGCGACGGCGGGGACATCAGCGGGGTACGGAGCACCGGGTCCCCGGACGGCTTGTTCGTCCGCGACGCCCGGCATCTCAGCCGCTGGCAGCTGACTGTGGACGGGGCCGTGCCCGAGGCGCTGAGCCCGGTCGCGGAGGGGGACACCGCGCGCTGTGTCCTGGTCCCGCGCGGTGGGCGGTCCGAGCCGCCCGCGTACACGGTCTTCCGTGAACAGGCCGTCGGGGACGGCTCGTTCGTCGAGTGCCTGCGCGTGACCAGCAACCGTCCCGTGCCGACGACGATCCATCTGGCGGTCACCGCGGACGCCGACTTCGCCGACCAGTTCGAACTGCGCTCCGACCACCGCACGTATGTGAAGTCCGGCCTCACCCGGTCCCGCCGAGTCCTCGACCACGGCGTGGAGTTCGGCTACCGGCGCGGCGCCTGGAAGTCGTCGACGACCGTGTCGGCCGACCCGGACCCGGACGCCGTCGAGGAGACCGGGACCGGCGCCCGCCGCCTGGTGTGGGCGCTGGACCTGGAGCCGCACGGCACGAGCGAGCTGACCCTGCGGGTGATCGCCCGACCGCACGGGGACCGGCGGGCGCTGCGCGTGCCCCGCTCCCCCGCCGCGCTCGCCGGTCAACTCCTCGAGCGGGAGAACGAGTTCGTGGAGGGCGTGGCCTTCCCGACCGGCTGGCCCGAGCTGGCCGCCGCCTGTGCGCGGGGCCTCGGGGACCTGGCCGCGCTCCAGGTCCCGGCGACCGGCCTCGACGGGGAGGAGCTGCGGGTGCCCGCGGCCGGTGCCCCCTGGTTCCTGACGCTGCTGGGCCGGGACGCCCTGCTGACCTCGCTGTTCGCACTGCCGTACCACCCGCGTCCGGCGGCCGCCGTGCTGTCCGTCCTGGCCGCGACGCAGGCGACGACGACCGACGCCGAGTCCGTGGCGCAGCCCGGCAAGATCGTGCACGAGGTGCGGCACGGCGAGCTGGCCCACTTCGGGCAGGTCCCGTACGCCCGTTACTACGGTTCGGTCGACGCCACGCCCCTCTTCCTGGTCGTCCTCGGCGCGTATGTGGAGCAGACCGGGGACATCGCGCTGGCCCGGCGTCTGGAGCCGCACGCCCGCGCGGCGGTCGGCTGGATGCTGGACCACGGCGGGCTGACCTCGCGCGGCTATCTGGTGTACCGGGCGGACCGGGGCGGCCTCGCCAACCAGAACTGGAAGGACTCCCCCGGCGCCATCTGTTCCGCCGACGGGACCCGGCCCGGCGGCCCGGTGATGGCGGCGGGCGCCCAGGGCTACGCGTACGACGCCCTGCGCCGTACGGCGGTCCTCGCGCGCACGGTGTGGGCCGACGAGACGTACGCGGCGCTGCTGGAGCAGGCGGCCGGTGATCTGCGGGACCGCTTCCAGCGGGACTTCTGGATGCGGGAGCACGACTTCCCGGCACTGGCCCTCGACGGCGACGGCAACCCGCTGGACGCGCTGGCCTCGGACGCCGGGCATCTGCTGTGGTCGGGGCTGCTGGACAAGGAGTACGGGGAGGCGGTGGGCCGGCGGCTGCTGGAGCCGGACTTCTTCTCGGGCTGGGGGGTGCGCACGCTGGCCGCGGGCCAGGCGGCCTACCATCCGCTCTCCTACCACCGGGGTTCGGTCTGGCCGCACGACAACGCGCTGATCGCCCTGGGGCTGGCCCGCTACGGGCTGCACGACGAGGCCCGCACGGTCGCGCACGGGCTCGTGGACGCGGCGACGGCGACCGGTCACCGGCTGCCGGAGGTGATCGCGGGCTACGGCCGCGACACGCACCCGGCGGGCCCGGTGCCGTACCCGCACGCGTGTGTCCGCGAATCCCGGTCGGCGGCGGCCCCGCTGGCTCTGCTCACGGCGGTCGGCGGCGCGTAG